In one Balaenoptera musculus isolate JJ_BM4_2016_0621 chromosome 2, mBalMus1.pri.v3, whole genome shotgun sequence genomic region, the following are encoded:
- the PPCDC gene encoding phosphopantothenoylcysteine decarboxylase isoform X3: MWKCRSDPVLHIDLRRWADLMLVAPLDANTLGKVASGICDNLLTCVIRAWDRSKPLLFCPAMNTAMWEHPVTEQQVGQLKAFGYVEIPCVAKKLVCGDQGLGAMAEVGTIVDKVKEVLSQHGGFQQN; encoded by the exons aTGTGGAAGTGCCGATCCGACCCGGTTCTCCACATTGACCTGCGGAGGTGGGCAGACCTCATGCTGGTAGCTCCTCTCGATGCCAACACGCTGGGAAAGGTGGCCAGTGGCATCTGTGACAACTTGCTT ACCTGTGTCATCCGGGCCTGGGACCGCAGCAAGCCCCTGCTCTTCTGCCCGGCGATGAACACCGCCATGTGGGAGCACCCCGTCACCGAGCAGCAGGTGGGCCAGCTCAAGGCCTTCGGCTATGTCGAGATCCCCTGTGTGGCCAAGAAGCTGGTCTGTGGAGACCAAG GTCTGGGGGCCATGGCTGAGGTGGGCACCATTGTggacaaagtgaaagaagtcCTCTCCCAGCACGGTGGCTTCCAGCAGAATTGA